One stretch of Pradoshia sp. D12 DNA includes these proteins:
- a CDS encoding amino acid permease has translation MEPAIKETSPIYKRKKKRKLKRDLKTRHLTMISLGGTIGTGLFLASGNTVHAAGPGGALVAFAIVGIMVYFLMTSLGEMAAHMPVAGSFSIYGEKFVDPAFGFALGWNYWYSWAVTIAAELSAIVLIMKFWFPDSPSALWSGLFLLIIFLLNALSVKSFGESEYWFSLIKVIAIIVFIGTGVLMIFGIMGGEAIGFKNFTVDDAPFNGGIMAILGVFMVVGFSFQGTELIGITAGESKEPAKTIPKAVNSVFWRILIFFILSILIIGLVIPYTTPDLAATDSVVKSPFTLLFERAGIAFAASVMNAIILTAILSAGNSGMYAAARMLWNLAERGHAPKFLGKLSKKGVPINALIATGLVGCLAFLSSFFGDGVVYVWLINAAGLSGFIAWLGIAISHYRFRRAYVAQGYDVNDLPYKAKWFPFAPLAAATLCTLIILGQNTDALFGGTIDWYGLLVSYISLPLFLILWFGYKYSKKTKVVSLKEMNVKKIKA, from the coding sequence ATGGAACCTGCCATTAAAGAAACATCACCTATATATAAACGTAAAAAGAAAAGAAAATTAAAAAGAGATTTAAAAACCAGGCATTTAACAATGATTTCTCTCGGCGGAACGATTGGTACGGGATTATTTCTGGCTAGTGGAAATACAGTTCATGCTGCCGGTCCTGGCGGTGCCCTTGTTGCCTTCGCAATTGTTGGTATAATGGTATATTTTTTAATGACAAGTCTGGGAGAGATGGCCGCACATATGCCCGTTGCGGGATCATTCAGTATCTATGGAGAAAAGTTCGTCGATCCTGCCTTTGGCTTCGCACTTGGCTGGAATTACTGGTATAGTTGGGCAGTCACGATTGCAGCAGAGCTATCAGCGATTGTGTTAATAATGAAGTTTTGGTTTCCTGATAGCCCTTCAGCATTATGGAGTGGATTATTTCTTCTCATTATTTTTCTACTAAACGCTCTCTCTGTTAAAAGCTTCGGAGAGTCAGAATATTGGTTCTCATTAATAAAAGTAATTGCCATTATTGTTTTTATTGGTACAGGTGTCTTGATGATATTTGGAATTATGGGCGGAGAAGCCATTGGATTCAAGAATTTCACAGTTGATGATGCACCTTTTAATGGAGGAATCATGGCTATATTAGGAGTCTTTATGGTCGTTGGTTTTTCATTTCAAGGGACAGAGCTTATTGGGATTACGGCCGGAGAAAGTAAGGAACCAGCAAAAACTATTCCTAAAGCTGTAAATTCAGTTTTTTGGAGGATTTTAATTTTCTTTATTCTTTCTATCTTAATCATCGGTTTAGTGATTCCCTATACTACTCCGGACCTTGCTGCTACCGATAGTGTCGTAAAAAGTCCTTTCACTCTTCTATTTGAGCGCGCTGGCATTGCCTTTGCTGCATCTGTTATGAACGCAATCATCCTGACCGCCATTCTTTCAGCAGGTAACTCAGGAATGTATGCAGCAGCCCGAATGCTATGGAACTTAGCAGAAAGAGGACATGCTCCAAAATTCCTTGGAAAATTGAGCAAAAAAGGTGTACCCATCAATGCCTTAATTGCTACTGGCCTGGTTGGCTGTCTGGCATTTTTAAGTTCATTTTTTGGAGATGGTGTGGTTTATGTCTGGCTCATTAATGCAGCCGGTTTATCTGGGTTTATTGCCTGGCTTGGCATCGCCATTAGCCACTATCGTTTTCGCAGAGCATATGTGGCTCAGGGATATGATGTAAATGATCTTCCTTATAAAGCAAAATGGTTCCCGTTCGCACCGCTCGCTGCTGCCACACTATGTACCCTGATCATACTTGGCCAAAATACCGATGCCTTATTTGGCGGTACTATAGATTGGTACGGTTTATTAGTATCCTATATCAGTCTTCCGCTATTTCTAATTTTGTGGTTTGGATATAAATATAGTAAGAAAACAAAAGTTGTTTCTCTAAAAGAAATGAATGTAAAGAAAATTAAAGCCTAA
- a CDS encoding ABC transporter ATP-binding protein produces the protein MALLELKEVNKVFMSGRTEIEALKTTNFSADSGELIAVIGPSGSGKSTFLTIAGGLQAPSNGEVIVNDQNLTNLKEKERASIRLKEIGFVLQASNLVPFLTVNQQMHLLDKVKKDNMDNTQIQSLYRALGIEDLLTSFPSDLSGGERQRVALAKALYTDPSIILADEPTASLDSDRAFEVMEMLKNATTNHGKTTIVVTHDTRLIDYCDKVYKIIDGTLNLESHK, from the coding sequence ATGGCATTACTTGAATTAAAAGAGGTCAACAAAGTTTTCATGTCCGGCCGTACAGAAATCGAAGCATTAAAAACTACTAACTTTTCGGCAGATTCAGGAGAATTAATTGCCGTTATCGGTCCTTCCGGTTCTGGAAAAAGTACTTTTCTAACCATTGCGGGCGGTCTTCAAGCACCAAGCAACGGTGAAGTGATTGTAAATGATCAAAACCTGACTAACCTAAAGGAAAAAGAACGAGCATCCATTCGTTTAAAAGAAATAGGCTTTGTTTTGCAAGCCTCTAACCTTGTACCCTTTCTTACAGTAAATCAGCAAATGCATTTACTGGATAAAGTAAAGAAGGATAATATGGATAATACTCAAATTCAAAGCCTTTACAGGGCACTTGGAATTGAGGATTTGCTTACCAGTTTCCCATCAGATTTATCGGGTGGTGAGCGCCAACGTGTTGCATTAGCAAAAGCATTATATACAGATCCTAGTATCATTCTTGCTGATGAACCAACCGCCTCCCTTGATTCTGACCGCGCCTTTGAGGTAATGGAAATGTTGAAAAATGCAACTACCAATCATGGTAAAACAACCATTGTGGTCACACACGATACAAGACTAATAGATTATTGTGATAAAGTTTATAAAATTATTGATGGAACGCTAAACCTCGAATCTCATAAATAA